From Candidatus Brocadiaceae bacterium, the proteins below share one genomic window:
- a CDS encoding DUF362 domain-containing protein, protein MKSTVHFIPVENGADSSSLALKAGQLFDFACFSDAISKNDMVAVKTSFGEKGNIGHLKPPIIKAVIDRVKAFKGKPFLIETNTLYKGQRTNAVDHLIHAHELGFSYESVGAPIIIGDGLFGEHDVQVEINQHMCKYAHVAGIARAANVILSISHVTGHLATGMGATLKNIGMGLSSRGGKLSQHSGVMPQILKKKCTACGVCGRWCPAGAITMEDEYAVIEAKTCIGCGECLAVCQFDAVKIAWDESTINLQKKVAEHCLAILKGKTEKAIFFNFLTHITKHCDCMDKPFEPEIEDIGIIASRDPVAIEKATTDLIFDRTGNDFFKNSWPKIDYTVQISYAQEIGLGSMDYELITHG, encoded by the coding sequence ATGAAAAGCACAGTACATTTTATTCCGGTAGAAAATGGCGCGGATAGTTCTTCTCTGGCGCTAAAGGCAGGCCAATTATTTGATTTTGCCTGTTTCAGTGATGCCATTTCAAAAAATGATATGGTAGCAGTAAAGACCTCTTTTGGTGAAAAAGGGAACATTGGTCATCTCAAACCACCGATCATAAAGGCAGTAATAGACAGGGTAAAAGCCTTTAAAGGCAAGCCCTTTTTGATAGAGACAAATACCCTGTATAAGGGACAGCGTACCAATGCCGTTGATCACCTTATCCATGCACATGAACTCGGTTTCAGTTACGAAAGTGTCGGCGCCCCCATTATTATCGGTGACGGACTTTTTGGCGAACATGATGTACAGGTAGAGATTAACCAGCACATGTGTAAGTATGCACATGTGGCAGGTATTGCCAGGGCGGCGAATGTCATTCTATCAATTTCCCACGTGACAGGCCACCTGGCAACGGGAATGGGCGCCACATTAAAAAACATCGGCATGGGGCTCTCCTCACGCGGAGGAAAGTTATCACAACATTCGGGGGTAATGCCCCAAATCCTGAAAAAGAAATGTACAGCCTGTGGGGTCTGTGGCAGATGGTGTCCGGCAGGGGCAATTACGATGGAAGATGAATATGCCGTCATTGAAGCCAAGACATGCATCGGTTGCGGGGAATGTCTTGCGGTATGTCAGTTTGATGCGGTAAAAATTGCGTGGGATGAAAGCACTATCAATCTGCAAAAAAAGGTTGCGGAACATTGCCTTGCCATCCTGAAGGGAAAAACGGAAAAAGCAATTTTTTTTAATTTTCTTACCCATATAACGAAACATTGTGACTGCATGGATAAACCCTTTGAGCCTGAAATTGAAGATATCGGCATTATCGCCTCCCGAGACCCTGTAGCCATTGAAAAAGCAACAACGGACCTGATTTTTGACCGCACGGGAAATGACTTCTTTAAAAACTCCTGGCCAAAAATCGATTATACCGTCCAGATCAGCTACGCACAGGAAATCGGGCTGGGGAGCATGGACTATGAACTGATAACGCATGGGTAG
- a CDS encoding CBS domain-containing protein: MLVKDMMKTQLVTLNVDSKLGFAEDIMYLGRIRHIPVIDGENIVGLLTQRDLYKASLTSIVTSWEENKEFLDSVKIAEVMTKNVSTITPDLKIEEAARIMIDKKIGCLPVVKEKNRLVGLITETDVLQYFVSESKKKS; this comes from the coding sequence ATGTTAGTAAAAGATATGATGAAGACACAACTCGTAACCTTGAATGTTGATTCAAAACTCGGCTTTGCTGAAGATATCATGTATTTAGGAAGAATAAGGCATATACCCGTTATTGATGGCGAAAATATTGTAGGCCTCTTGACGCAAAGAGACCTTTATAAGGCTTCGCTGACTTCCATTGTTACGAGCTGGGAGGAGAATAAGGAATTTCTTGATTCTGTAAAGATAGCAGAAGTCATGACAAAAAATGTGAGCACCATAACTCCTGATCTAAAAATTGAAGAGGCCGCTCGGATCATGATTGATAAGAAGATAGGGTGCTTGCCTGTGGTAAAAGAGAAGAATAGGCTTGTTGGTTTGATTACCGAGACCGATGTGTTGCAATATTTTGTGAGCGAGAGCAAAAAGAAGAGCTAA
- the glnA gene encoding type I glutamate--ammonia ligase, producing MTSDHVDLAIINRAKEDNVSLIQLQFTDIHGSIKAVTIPIEKFPEALEKGIWFDGSSIEGFTRICESDMFLKPDTSTYALLPWETKGAMARLFCDIHMPDGSPFEGDPRYILKRAIAHARSLNYEFNVGPELEFFLFKPKNDGRVEPTPHDVGSYFDFSPRDLAGDVRRDIIFALEKMGLNVEMSHHEVAPGQHEIDFKYAEALKTAENALTFKQVVKSIAHRHDLYATFMPKPIFGVCGSGMHCHQSFFDINTGDNAFFDEKNAYKLSKLAIQFISGQLHHVRAMSAVLSPTVNSYKRLVPGYEAPVYICWGQTNRSALIRVPRYSPGREKATRVELRCPDPSNNPYLALAVMLEAGLDGIAQEMSPPNPVEENVYEFDVTELTYRNIATLPGSLGEAISELKKSTLMEQALGSHTYQLYVHSKMAEWNEYRIQVTDWEQKKYFETT from the coding sequence ATGACTAGTGATCACGTAGATTTGGCAATTATCAATCGGGCAAAAGAGGATAACGTGAGCCTTATCCAGTTGCAGTTTACCGATATTCATGGGAGTATAAAGGCTGTAACCATACCGATTGAAAAATTTCCCGAGGCCTTGGAAAAAGGGATCTGGTTTGACGGTTCCTCCATCGAGGGTTTTACGAGGATTTGCGAAAGTGATATGTTTTTAAAACCTGATACGAGTACGTATGCGTTGCTTCCCTGGGAAACGAAAGGCGCAATGGCAAGGCTGTTTTGCGATATTCATATGCCGGACGGTTCTCCGTTTGAAGGTGATCCCCGGTATATTTTGAAAAGGGCAATTGCGCATGCACGGTCTTTGAATTATGAATTTAACGTAGGTCCTGAGCTTGAGTTTTTCTTATTCAAACCGAAGAACGATGGCCGGGTTGAGCCTACTCCCCATGATGTAGGAAGTTATTTTGATTTTTCCCCAAGGGACCTTGCAGGAGATGTAAGAAGGGATATTATTTTTGCATTGGAAAAAATGGGCCTTAACGTAGAAATGAGCCATCATGAAGTAGCTCCGGGTCAGCATGAAATTGATTTCAAGTATGCGGAGGCATTGAAGACAGCAGAAAATGCCCTGACTTTTAAACAGGTGGTGAAATCCATTGCGCACAGGCATGATTTGTACGCAACCTTTATGCCGAAACCTATTTTTGGAGTTTGTGGCAGTGGGATGCATTGTCATCAAAGTTTTTTCGACATAAACACAGGGGATAATGCTTTCTTTGATGAGAAAAATGCATATAAATTAAGCAAATTGGCAATACAGTTTATCTCTGGGCAACTGCATCATGTGCGAGCGATGAGCGCAGTACTCTCTCCAACGGTGAATTCTTATAAGAGATTGGTGCCCGGTTATGAGGCCCCTGTGTATATTTGCTGGGGACAAACAAACCGTTCTGCTTTGATACGGGTTCCGAGGTATTCTCCCGGCAGAGAAAAAGCGACAAGGGTTGAATTGCGGTGTCCTGATCCCAGTAATAATCCCTATCTGGCTTTAGCGGTTATGTTGGAGGCGGGGCTTGACGGTATTGCACAAGAGATGTCCCCTCCTAATCCGGTAGAAGAAAATGTTTATGAATTTGATGTGACCGAGCTTACATACCGAAATATAGCAACGCTTCCCGGTTCTCTGGGTGAAGCTATAAGCGAGTTGAAAAAGAGCACATTAATGGAACAGGCGTTGGGCTCCCACACATATCAGCTCTATGTCCATTCAAAAATGGCTGAGTGGAACGAATATAGAATACAGGTGACCGATTGGGAACAGAAGAAATATTTTGAAACAACGTAA
- a CDS encoding SulP family inorganic anion transporter, with the protein MSKSDTNSEALKTGQSGLAQNLRYDLKAGFLVFLIALPLCLGISLACGYPAIAGIFTAVIGAVLTTFISNSQLTIKGPAAGLIVIAIGAVIDFGFTGGRDPAADYQAYRMALGVGVAAGCFQVLFGLLRVGSIGDFFPLCAVHGMLAAIGIIIILKQFPIALGGHAEGEPFELMTRIPSVIIHMNPYIAAIGIGSLAIMFGIPLVKHKHKIFQMIPPPMFVLFFAVPLGLYFGISEERTYLFEGHEYHLGKQFLVDVPSNMFKAVAYPDFSSLKSVMGWKWVIMFALIGSIESLLSAKAIDIIDPWKRKTNLNRDLLAVGIGNTLCAFVGGLPMISEIVRSKANIDNGARTRFANMFHGLFLLIFVAAIPFLLCKIPLAALAAMLVYTGFQLTAPREYVHTYKIGVEQLIIFVATVVAVLATDLVIGIAVGIGAKFFIHIINGVPLRSLFRPYLDVKIKDENTVVVFSSDSAVFSNWIPFKKQLEHAGIGQGKNVILNMSKTKLIDHSVMGKLKEVKRDFKEKNLKFEIVGLESHKSLSDHELATRKRSRELILRKRVCVLASATLLTQLKKVFKDLEIVEFTMIESAKKMTDTVSSARSLVRVESLLQAEKANELLECFREQILPKHPATVVWVENVEAVLPYYKAKSREKKQSSDMEND; encoded by the coding sequence GTGTCTAAATCAGATACTAACAGTGAAGCGCTAAAAACGGGTCAATCCGGATTGGCCCAAAATTTACGATATGATCTCAAAGCGGGTTTCTTAGTTTTTTTAATTGCCCTGCCTTTGTGTCTGGGGATTTCGTTGGCCTGTGGTTATCCGGCAATCGCAGGCATTTTTACAGCAGTTATTGGCGCGGTACTTACGACCTTTATAAGTAACTCTCAGCTGACGATAAAAGGTCCCGCTGCTGGTTTAATCGTTATCGCCATAGGTGCGGTAATCGATTTTGGATTTACCGGCGGGAGAGACCCTGCAGCGGATTATCAGGCCTACAGGATGGCCTTGGGGGTTGGGGTTGCTGCGGGTTGTTTTCAGGTCCTGTTTGGTTTGCTCCGTGTTGGCTCAATCGGGGATTTCTTTCCTTTATGCGCCGTACACGGGATGTTGGCTGCAATTGGCATCATCATTATCCTCAAGCAATTTCCTATAGCCTTGGGCGGGCATGCCGAAGGTGAACCCTTTGAGTTGATGACTCGTATCCCTTCTGTAATAATCCATATGAATCCGTATATTGCGGCCATAGGCATTGGCAGTTTAGCTATTATGTTTGGTATTCCTCTGGTAAAACACAAACATAAAATCTTCCAGATGATACCGCCTCCCATGTTTGTCCTGTTTTTTGCCGTGCCTCTTGGATTGTATTTTGGTATTTCAGAGGAGCGTACGTATTTATTTGAAGGACATGAATACCATTTGGGAAAACAGTTTCTGGTTGATGTGCCGAGCAACATGTTCAAGGCGGTTGCCTATCCGGACTTTTCATCACTCAAGTCAGTAATGGGGTGGAAGTGGGTGATCATGTTTGCGTTGATAGGGAGTATTGAATCTTTGCTCAGTGCAAAGGCAATAGATATAATTGATCCGTGGAAAAGAAAGACAAACTTGAATCGTGATTTGCTTGCTGTTGGTATCGGGAATACCCTCTGTGCGTTTGTTGGCGGCCTGCCGATGATATCTGAGATCGTGCGTAGCAAGGCGAATATAGACAACGGTGCGCGCACACGTTTCGCGAACATGTTTCATGGGCTTTTTTTGCTGATATTTGTTGCCGCGATACCTTTTCTCCTTTGTAAGATCCCACTGGCTGCCCTGGCGGCGATGCTCGTATATACCGGATTTCAACTAACAGCTCCTCGAGAGTATGTCCATACATACAAGATAGGGGTTGAGCAGTTAATCATTTTCGTTGCCACAGTGGTCGCCGTGCTGGCGACCGACCTGGTTATCGGAATTGCAGTTGGAATCGGGGCAAAGTTTTTCATCCATATCATCAATGGAGTGCCTTTGCGTTCTCTGTTCAGGCCATATCTGGACGTTAAAATAAAGGATGAAAATACGGTGGTCGTTTTTTCCAGTGATTCGGCGGTTTTTAGCAACTGGATTCCATTCAAGAAGCAATTAGAGCACGCCGGCATTGGTCAGGGGAAAAACGTGATTTTGAATATGTCGAAAACAAAGCTGATCGATCATAGCGTAATGGGAAAACTCAAAGAAGTAAAACGGGATTTTAAAGAAAAAAACCTTAAATTTGAAATCGTCGGATTAGAGAGTCACAAAAGCTTGTCTGATCATGAGCTGGCCACGCGTAAACGGAGCAGGGAACTAATCCTGAGAAAGCGTGTTTGTGTTCTTGCGAGTGCGACCCTCCTGACGCAACTCAAAAAGGTTTTCAAGGACCTTGAGATCGTCGAATTTACGATGATAGAGTCCGCGAAAAAGATGACGGACACAGTATCATCTGCACGTTCATTGGTTCGTGTAGAATCACTGCTTCAAGCTGAAAAGGCCAATGAGCTTTTGGAATGCTTTCGTGAACAGATTTTACCAAAGCATCCTGCCACTGTTGTTTGGGTTGAAAATGTGGAAGCCGTTTTACCATATTATAAAGCGAAAAGCAGGGAAAAAAAGCAGTCTTCTGATATGGAAAATGATTAA
- a CDS encoding DUF456 domain-containing protein, with product MLLFLKAIVIAIGRRMGIGEILVFIIALVIMMVGMAGVIMPVIPSTPLIWFGAFFYGLFNHFETITWKVLLVFGLLTAFSIVLENFGNVYGAKKFGATRWGIIGSLVGTGVGFFWAGPLGLLLGPIVGTIIFEIFGGMGYKGALKSGIGNFVGFLGGSVVKIALGLAMIIIFIWKVF from the coding sequence ATGTTGCTTTTCCTTAAGGCTATTGTTATTGCGATTGGACGGCGAATGGGTATCGGAGAAATTCTTGTATTTATTATTGCCCTTGTTATTATGATGGTGGGGATGGCAGGTGTTATCATGCCGGTAATACCCAGTACCCCTCTTATCTGGTTTGGGGCTTTTTTTTACGGGTTGTTTAATCATTTTGAGACCATCACGTGGAAAGTTCTGCTGGTGTTTGGATTGCTCACTGCTTTTTCAATCGTATTGGAGAATTTTGGAAACGTGTATGGCGCAAAGAAATTTGGCGCCACACGTTGGGGGATTATCGGATCGCTGGTGGGAACGGGGGTTGGCTTTTTTTGGGCCGGTCCGCTAGGCTTACTCCTTGGGCCTATCGTAGGTACTATTATTTTTGAAATCTTCGGAGGGATGGGATATAAGGGGGCTTTGAAATCTGGAATAGGTAACTTTGTGGGCTTTCTTGGTGGTTCTGTAGTAAAGATAGCTCTTGGTCTTGCGATGATTATTATCTTTATCTGGAAGGTGTTTTGA
- a CDS encoding cache domain-containing protein: protein MSFKILGSALKDEVRNHLISVREIKKAQIENFFYERYGEVRNLSKNPLIIESLPRFSRAYTNLGFNDPAYKQAMTQYNHLLIYFLIQHGYQNILLADAEGYIVYGVKDDKSLGTNIKSREYSSTAIGEIFREGRTKLVFSDLIRSEKTKDFMCLGACPVYDQSNTLLGVVIVEIPYSKLDAIVSQRGGLGKTGEIYIVGSDKLMRSKSRFSKQNTILEMEIDTKASRDALRGNTGIQMIKDKRNLPVLSAYTPLDYLKDVQWVLLVEKDEKEVLNPFRLLEAYLFVIAAIIVVIAIIFLRFFKGKKRVTKIPQETLIPSNRD, encoded by the coding sequence TTGTCTTTTAAGATCCTGGGGTCAGCACTCAAAGATGAAGTTAGAAACCATCTCATTTCTGTTAGAGAAATAAAAAAGGCACAGATAGAAAACTTCTTCTATGAACGATACGGGGAAGTACGGAACCTTTCAAAAAATCCGCTTATCATAGAAAGCCTGCCCCGCTTTTCCCGTGCATACACGAACCTTGGCTTTAATGACCCTGCCTATAAACAAGCAATGACACAATACAATCATCTCTTGATATATTTTTTAATACAACATGGCTATCAAAATATACTCCTTGCAGATGCAGAAGGGTACATCGTATACGGAGTGAAGGACGACAAATCCCTTGGGACAAACATAAAAAGCAGGGAATACAGTTCAACGGCAATAGGTGAAATATTCAGGGAAGGCCGCACCAAACTTGTATTCTCCGATTTAATCAGAAGTGAGAAAACAAAGGATTTTATGTGCCTGGGGGCATGCCCCGTCTATGACCAGTCAAATACACTGCTGGGAGTTGTCATCGTTGAAATACCATATTCCAAGCTAGATGCGATTGTATCACAAAGGGGGGGATTGGGCAAAACGGGTGAAATCTATATCGTTGGCAGTGACAAATTAATGCGGTCGAAGTCACGATTCAGCAAACAAAACACCATTTTGGAAATGGAAATCGATACAAAGGCCTCTCGTGATGCCCTCCGCGGCAATACCGGCATACAAATGATAAAGGATAAGCGCAATTTACCTGTACTCAGCGCATATACACCCCTGGATTACCTGAAGGACGTCCAATGGGTACTTCTGGTAGAAAAAGATGAAAAAGAGGTATTAAACCCCTTTCGCCTACTTGAAGCATACCTTTTCGTCATTGCCGCCATAATTGTCGTTATCGCGATCATATTTCTCCGGTTCTTCAAGGGGAAAAAACGCGTAACAAAGATTCCCCAAGAAACGCTAATACCGTCAAACAGGGATTAA